In a single window of the Cupriavidus sp. P-10 genome:
- a CDS encoding branched-chain amino acid ABC transporter permease, with product MDIVSFLIQCLNSVQYGLLLFLVASGLTLIFGIMGVINLAHGSFYMLGAYLAFTLAGLTGNLFIAIPLGIVLAVLFGYVLEWAFFSYLYERDHLQQVLMTYGLILVFEELRSILVGDDVHGVQVPALLDGALPIGNDMTYPVYRLFISAVCLAVAAAMYYVIRRTRLGMMIRAGATNREMVQSLGINITVLYRFVFALGVALAVLAGMISAPVSSVYPGMGGQVLIVCFVVVVIGGIGSVKGALVASLLLGFVDTFGKVFWQEAAGVLIYLLMAVILLWKPQGLFKAG from the coding sequence ATGGACATCGTTTCCTTCCTCATCCAGTGCCTGAACAGCGTGCAGTACGGCCTGCTGCTGTTCCTGGTCGCCAGCGGCCTGACGCTGATCTTCGGCATCATGGGCGTGATCAACCTGGCGCACGGCAGCTTCTACATGCTGGGTGCGTACCTGGCCTTCACCCTTGCGGGGCTGACCGGCAACCTGTTTATCGCCATCCCGCTCGGCATCGTGCTGGCGGTGTTGTTCGGCTACGTGCTCGAATGGGCATTCTTCAGCTATCTGTACGAGCGCGACCACCTGCAGCAAGTGCTGATGACGTACGGGCTGATCCTCGTATTCGAAGAGCTGCGCAGCATCCTGGTCGGCGACGATGTGCACGGCGTGCAGGTGCCGGCGCTGCTCGACGGTGCGCTGCCAATCGGCAATGACATGACCTACCCGGTGTACCGGCTGTTCATTTCCGCGGTATGCCTGGCGGTGGCCGCGGCCATGTACTACGTGATCCGCCGCACGCGGCTGGGCATGATGATCCGCGCCGGCGCGACCAACCGCGAGATGGTGCAATCGCTCGGCATCAACATCACCGTGCTGTACCGCTTCGTGTTCGCGCTGGGCGTGGCGCTGGCGGTGCTGGCGGGCATGATCTCGGCGCCGGTGTCATCGGTGTATCCGGGCATGGGCGGGCAGGTGCTGATCGTCTGCTTCGTGGTGGTGGTGATCGGCGGTATCGGCTCGGTCAAGGGCGCGCTGGTGGCATCGCTGCTGCTGGGCTTCGTCGATACCTTTGGCAAGGTGTTCTGGCAGGAGGCGGCCGGCGTGCTGATCTACCTGCTGATGGCGGTGATCCTGCTGTGGAAGCCGCAGGGGCTGTTCAAGGCGGGATGA
- a CDS encoding branched-chain amino acid ABC transporter permease: MNPTTLPARRHPRGNAALLAALGWLVAFAVLAVLPLLLTADSHKFYIELLSKVMIMAIFALSLQLLIGYTGLVSLGHAAYFAMAAYATAMLAPQSGPGNGWLLLAGALAASAGLALVVGALVLRTRGVYFIMVTLAFAQMVYFVFHDTKVAGGSDGTYIYFRPEFPVPGEYLLTVTDATHFYWLVWMGLVATVALLALVLRSRFGHALVGIRHNEQRMRAAGYATYRYQLGAFVAGGVLAGLAGFLYAIQFGFVNPEIASWHQSGNAMLMVILGGVGSLAGAVLGAFSFVLLAEWFSTLTKHWQLVMGGFIIVAVALLPRGLVSLPAVLRHGRRGKTGRHNGGHGTEASEAGKAGDGNARKTEAA, translated from the coding sequence ATGAATCCGACGACATTGCCGGCGCGCCGGCATCCCCGCGGCAATGCCGCGCTGCTCGCCGCGCTGGGCTGGCTCGTGGCCTTCGCGGTACTGGCCGTGCTGCCGCTGCTGCTGACCGCGGACAGCCACAAGTTCTATATCGAGCTGCTCAGCAAGGTGATGATCATGGCGATCTTCGCGCTGTCGCTGCAGCTGCTGATCGGCTATACCGGGCTGGTGAGCCTGGGGCATGCCGCGTACTTTGCCATGGCGGCCTACGCCACCGCGATGCTGGCGCCGCAATCCGGCCCGGGCAACGGCTGGCTGCTGCTGGCCGGCGCGCTGGCCGCCTCCGCGGGACTGGCGCTGGTGGTGGGCGCGCTGGTGCTGCGCACGCGCGGCGTGTATTTCATCATGGTGACGCTGGCCTTCGCGCAGATGGTGTACTTCGTGTTCCATGACACCAAGGTCGCCGGCGGCAGCGACGGCACCTATATCTATTTCCGCCCGGAGTTCCCGGTGCCGGGCGAGTACCTGCTGACCGTCACCGACGCCACGCACTTCTACTGGCTGGTGTGGATGGGCCTGGTGGCCACGGTCGCGCTGCTGGCGCTGGTGCTGCGCTCGCGCTTCGGCCATGCGCTGGTGGGCATCCGCCATAACGAGCAGCGCATGCGCGCCGCCGGCTATGCCACCTATCGCTACCAGCTTGGCGCCTTTGTCGCGGGTGGGGTGCTGGCGGGGCTGGCAGGCTTCCTCTATGCGATCCAGTTCGGCTTCGTCAACCCGGAGATCGCATCGTGGCACCAGTCGGGCAACGCCATGCTGATGGTGATCCTGGGCGGCGTCGGCAGCCTGGCCGGGGCGGTGCTGGGGGCGTTTTCCTTCGTACTGCTGGCCGAATGGTTCAGCACGCTGACCAAGCACTGGCAGCTGGTGATGGGCGGCTTCATCATCGTTGCCGTGGCGCTGCTGCCGCGCGGGCTGGTCAGCCTGCCCGCGGTGCTGCGGCACGGGCGCCGCGGCAAGACCGGGCGCCACAACGGCGGGCACGGGACCGAAGCCAGCGAGGCCGGCAAGGCCGGTGATGGCAACGCGCGCAAGACGGAGGCCGCATGA
- a CDS encoding ABC transporter ATP-binding protein, producing MNTPVLQAQQLTRRFGGLTAVAGVDLSLSLHEIHAVIGTNGAGKSTLINMLSCELPPTSGRLFLKGEEVTGWSQPRLARHGVGRSYQRNNIFLPLTVRENCRLAAQSRAQRAWRLWESAQGCRTSAALADEAMERAGLAQLADRPASDLAHGQKRQLEVAMCLATQPVALLLDEPLAGMGAEESTRMLGLLRGLREGHAILLVEHDMDAVFSVADRITVMVNGTVIATGTPEAIRANREVQLAYLGEEEGEAA from the coding sequence ATGAATACCCCGGTTCTGCAGGCGCAGCAGCTCACGCGCCGCTTTGGCGGCCTCACCGCGGTGGCCGGCGTCGACCTGTCGCTGTCGCTGCACGAGATCCATGCCGTGATCGGTACCAACGGCGCCGGCAAGTCCACGCTGATCAACATGCTGTCGTGCGAGCTGCCGCCCACGTCGGGGCGCCTGTTCCTGAAGGGTGAGGAGGTCACCGGCTGGTCGCAGCCGCGGCTGGCGCGGCACGGCGTGGGGCGCAGCTACCAGCGCAACAATATCTTCCTGCCGCTGACCGTGCGCGAGAACTGCCGGCTGGCGGCGCAGTCGCGCGCCCAGCGGGCCTGGCGCCTGTGGGAAAGCGCGCAGGGCTGCCGCACCAGCGCAGCGCTGGCCGACGAGGCCATGGAGCGCGCCGGCCTGGCGCAGCTGGCGGACCGCCCCGCCAGCGACCTGGCGCATGGCCAGAAGCGCCAGCTCGAGGTGGCGATGTGCCTGGCCACGCAGCCGGTGGCGCTGTTGCTCGACGAGCCGCTGGCCGGCATGGGGGCAGAGGAGTCGACGCGCATGCTGGGACTGCTGCGCGGCCTGCGCGAGGGCCACGCCATCCTGCTGGTCGAGCATGACATGGACGCGGTGTTCTCGGTCGCCGACCGCATCACAGTGATGGTCAACGGCACGGTGATCGCCACCGGCACGCCCGAGGCGATCCGGGCCAACCGCGAAGTCCAGCTCGCCTACCTGGGCGAGGAAGAAGGCGAGGCCGCATGA
- a CDS encoding ABC transporter ATP-binding protein, with protein sequence MSTSISTATSTPTSTPMIEATGINAWYGSSHVLRGIDFTVGVGETVGLLGRNGMGKSTLLRTLLGHVRQRQGQIRVAGRDMSRAQPYEVARLGVAYVPEGRGIFPSLSVRENLLMAARKGCNGRNDWDEARVLDLFPRLKERLSHGGQQLSGGEQQMLSIGRALMTNPDCLVLDEATEGLAPRIVREIWEVIATVRATGIASVVVDRNFRSVLAHADRAVVLEKGRVVLAGPAADLAGKPEALDRYLGV encoded by the coding sequence ATGAGTACGTCAATCAGCACGGCTACTAGCACGCCGACTAGCACGCCGATGATTGAAGCCACCGGCATCAACGCCTGGTACGGCTCCAGCCATGTGCTGCGCGGTATCGACTTCACCGTTGGCGTGGGCGAGACCGTGGGCCTGCTGGGCCGCAACGGCATGGGCAAGAGCACGCTGTTGCGTACGCTGCTGGGACACGTGCGCCAGCGCCAGGGGCAGATCCGCGTGGCCGGCCGCGATATGTCGCGTGCGCAGCCGTACGAGGTGGCGCGCCTGGGCGTGGCCTACGTGCCGGAAGGGCGGGGCATCTTCCCCAGCCTGTCGGTGCGAGAAAACCTGCTGATGGCCGCCCGCAAGGGTTGCAACGGCCGCAACGACTGGGACGAGGCGCGTGTGCTCGACCTGTTCCCGCGCCTCAAGGAACGCCTGTCGCACGGCGGCCAGCAGTTGTCCGGCGGGGAGCAGCAGATGCTGTCGATCGGCCGTGCGCTGATGACCAATCCCGACTGCCTGGTGCTGGACGAAGCCACCGAAGGGCTGGCCCCGCGCATCGTGCGCGAGATCTGGGAAGTCATCGCCACGGTGCGCGCTACCGGCATCGCTTCGGTGGTGGTCGACCGCAACTTCCGCTCGGTGCTGGCGCACGCCGACCGCGCCGTGGTGCTGGAAAAGGGGCGGGTCGTGCTGGCCGGCCCCGCGGCCGACCTGGCCGGCAAGCCGGAGGCGCTGGACCGCTACCTCGGCGTATAA